The nucleotide sequence GCGCTCATTGGCTTGAATATGGAGGGGTAATAATTCCGTCTCATTGTAAACTTCCCCCCTTAAAATACAGGGATTTTCAACGCCGCCTGATAAGTTCAAAACGGCCTGATGAAAAGTTTGATGCCACTTCAAGGCTGTTTCTTGATGAATTTGAGCGATGGCTTTGCTATAAGTGGCCATTTCAGATTCTAAACTTTTTAAATCTAAACCAATCCAATATAAATATTGACATTTATGGCTGGCTGCATATCCCGCATGAGCTAAATCTCCATTTTCCAGCCCACTAGAATAGGCATCATCTAAAAGCCCTAAAGTTTCTTTAAGATGATATTTCCAATGGATAGTAAAGGTGGCTACTTTAAAAAGGGTCTGACTTTTTACCTCACGAGCATCTAATTTTAATAACAAATCTAAAGCCAATTGTCCAAATTTATAACCCCCTTCTAAGTCTTGAACTACGCCGCTTAAAAAGACTCCATAATCAGCAAAACCACTGGCGGAAAATTTAGCATTTCCATATTTGATTGATAAATTGACTTCTTGACACATCATTAAAATAAATAGTTCAGGCGCAGACTGAAAAGCCGCCGGTATTAAACAGGCTATAATTCCTAATGCGGCTAGTTTATTACTGTCTGTCATTAAGGGTAAATTGATTAAATCTTCTCGGGTTTTTTCGGCTAAATTGGCGGTGGTTTCCTTGACAGCTTGCTGAATATCTTCTAGGGAAGGAGATGAAGAAAGTTTGATGTCTAACATTTCTAAAACTTGCAGTCCAAGCTTGACGGCTTTGAGGAGTTTTCGTTGGATTTCACAAGCTTTAATGTGGATTTGATATATTTTTACTCGGTCTAGCAGTGTTTTGGCTTGTTCTAATACCTCTTGTGTTAATTGCTTCATTTGCTCAAAATCACCGCTCAGAAAAGCTGTTTCTGCCGCTTCTTGATGTAAAGTTAATGTCAGTTCATATTGTTGCTGCCAACTCTCTTGGGTCAATAAGCTTAAACCTAGATTAAAATAGTTCATAGCAAACTCATAGGCGGTGGCTATTTTGGCTTTCTGTCCGGCTATCAGATTGAGTTGGGCTAGGTCATATTTTTCTGAGTCTAGGCAGAGTAATTCTCTTCCATAATTCAGTTGGTTTACTAAAGTAAAAATATTTTCTTTTTGTTCTTCAAAGCTCGTGTTTTTTCGTAATAGTTGACCGATTTTGAGATGAGTTTCTTTTTTATGAGCATCGGGAATGAGAGAATAAGCGGCTTGTTGCACGCGGTCATGTAAAAATTTATAGCTCACTTTTAAAGGTTCAACTGGCAAAAACACCGGGTTTTGAAAATCGATCACCAGGGGGATTTTATAAGCTTCAGAAAGAGGAACAATTAAACCGGCTTGTAAAGATTCCCATAAATCTGACGCGGTTTCTGAAGGGGATTTTTCATTAACAATGCTCAGAATATCTAGGGTAAATTTATTGCCAATACAAGCCGCTAATTTTAATATATTTTCAGTTTTTGGCGAGAGTTTTTGAATTTGATTGGTCATCAATTCGACCACATTATCCGTTATTTGAATTTCTTTAAGTTGGTCAATATTCCACTGCCAATAGCCTTGGCTAAAATTAAATTTCAATAATTTTTCTTCATATAAAGACTTCAGTAATTGAGTTAAGAAAAAAGGATTTCCTGCCGTTTTTTTTAATAATAATTTTGCTAAAGCTTGTGTTTTTAGCGGATTGCAATGCACTGTATCGCTGACCAATTTATTGACTTCATCGAGTTTTAAAGGTTCTAGCACAATGTTGTTGACTTTTACCCCCAGGCTTTCAACCTTTTCTAACATTAACATTAAGGGATGAGTGGGATTCACTTCATTATCTCGATAAGCTCCTATCAATAACAGGTATTGACTATCCGCATCACACATCAATAATTTAATCAATTTTAAAGAGTCAGAATCCGCCCATTGCAAATCATCTAAAAATAAAACTATAGGGGAATTGCTTTGAAGAAATAAATTAATAAATTGATAAAAAACTCGATTAAAACGGTATTGAGCTTCTGGCGAAACTAATTCAGGAACAGGCGGCTGAGTACCCATAATCAGTTCTACTTCAGGAATAACATCAATGATCACCTGTCCATTACTGCCTAAAGCTTTTTTGAATTGGGTTTTCCAAGCGGCTAATTGCTCGGCACTTTCTGTTAATAGTTGCCGCGTTAATTCTTGGAAAGCTTGAATGAGAGAACCATAGGGAATATTGCGCTTAAATTGATCAAACTTCGCCGAGATAAAATAACCTCTTGCTTCGATAATTGGTTTATGAATTTCCTGCACTAAGGAAGATTTGCCAATGCCTGAATAACCACTCACTAACATCAGTTCGGTTGCGCCAAGACTGACTCGCTTAAACACATCCATTAAAAGAGTTATTTCTTTTTCGCGTCCATAAAGTTTTTGAGGCAGAACAAATTGGCTACTCTGATCCAATTGTCCTACTAAAAAAGGTTCTATTTTCCCCCTTTTTTGCCATTGATTTGCACATTTTTCTAAATCGGCTTTTAATCCCCAAGCACTTTGATATCTTTCTTCTGCCGTTTTGGCTAATAATTTTATAACAATATCTGATAGTGATGAGGGAATGTTTTTTATTTGGTCTAACGGGACGGGAGCTTTGGCAATATGACAGTGAATTAATTCTAACGGATCGAGAGCTTGAAAGGGAAGCTGACCTGTGAGCATTTCATAAAAAGTAACTCCCAAGGAATAAAAGTCAGTTCGATAATCAATAGAACGGTTCATTCTCCCCGTTTGTTCCGGTGACATATAGGGGAGAGTGCCTTCTAATAAATTGGGGTTGTTATTGGTTTGTGTTTCTCGCCATAAGCATGAAGCAATACTAAAGTCGATAATTTTAACTTCAAGGGTTTTGAGATTGACTGGGGGACCGAACGCGTTTCGCACCAGTATATAATCAGGCTTGAGGTCTTTATGAATAATATTATTTTCGTGTAACTGTCCCACAATTGAAGATAATTGAAGGGCAATTTCTAAAAAAATATTTAAGTCTAAAGATGAAGGGTTAATCAGTTTTTTTAGAGGTTCTCCCGCGAAATCTGAGAAAATTAAGGCCAAACCATTATGATAGCTTAAAAGAGCTAAAGGTTTAACGATTCCTTCTAGGTCTAAACGGGTTAGCGTCTGATATTCGTATCTTAAGCGGCTCAGTTGTTCTAGGGTAGGATACTCAACTTTAAGGGTTTTAATAATTACCGGGGCGGCATCTGATTCTCTGATACCACGAGCAATTTGGGTAGTGGAACCATCATAAAGAGTTTCTAGGAATTGGTAGCCAGCAATGGTAATACTCATGAATTTTTCCGGTTCAGTTTGATGGAAAAAGCGGTAACAGTTAAATAGGCAAGTGCTGATGTTAAAAAAGTTTCTGGACAGTTTCTATAAAACCAGGAAAAATGCTCTAATTAAAAGATAGCGCTTTCTAATAGGAATATTGAGCATGAGGTTACACCGACGATCAAAACTTATCTTCTGTACCTTGCCAGGAATTATCGTAGCACTAGGTTTAACCGTTGAGAAACTCTTAGGACAAACCTTACCTCTTGCTCCTAACCTGATTAATTTTAACTCCACTGAAGGCGAAAAGTTACTACTCCAAAGCAAGGCCAGACAAGACTATTTTCCCCTCAGTATTCATTTTTTAACTCAGGAAAACCCGGCGTGGTGTGGTGTGGCGAGTATAGTTATGGTGCTGAATGCCCTTGGTATTTCTGCCCCAGAAGACCCCGTCCATAAACCTTATCATGCCTTTACTCAGACGAATCTTTTTGATAACCCGAAAACCTCACAAATTATCACAGCCGAACAGGTGTCACGACAAGGAATGACGCTACAACAGTTAGGCCAACTTCTAGAAAGTTATTCTCTCAAGGTTAAAGTCTATTATGGCAGTGAGGTAAGCTTAGAGCAGTTTCGTCAATTAGTGATGAAAAATTTAGAACAACCCAATAACTATGTCATCGTCAATTATTTGCGCTCTACCCTTCATCAGGAAAGAGGCGGTCATATTTCTCCTATTGCTGCCTATAATAAAGAAACTGATCGTTTTCTGATTTTAGATGTGGCTCGTTATAAATACCCGCCGGTTTGGGTAAGCGCCTCCGAACTTTGGCAAGCCATTAGAACTTTAGATCAAGCTTCTAATAAAAGCCGAGGGTTTGTGTTAGTAAATTCTCCTTGAAATCATCAGTGTTTAATCTATTAATATAGCTGATTTGCGAAGCAAATATGTCTAATCTCATCACCGAAAGTAAAAATCTCGTCACTGACTTAATTAAGCGCTACCGCGATCACGCAGATTTGATTACCATTCGTCTTGAACAGTCCCAAGGAAGCAGTATACTTTTACGAGGGGATAAGGTAGAAACCCTCAGCGAAGGGATCGCTATTGGTGGACAAGTGAGAGTCTGTCATCGAGGGGGGTGGGGGTTTGCTAGTTTTAATCAGTTATCGACCTTAGCTCAACGCATAGAAGAAGCTATAGGAGCGGCTAAAATGATCGGGGATGAAGAAACGCTATTAGCCCCGGTTGAGCCGGTAGAGATCGTTTGTCAATTGCCGTTAATAGGGAGAGATCCCCGTCAGGTTTCCCTCGCCGAGAAAAAAGCCCTCTGTGATCGCTATAACGACCTCCTCAAAAGCTACAGCGATAAAATCACCACTACTACGGTGCGATACGGAGACAGTGCCCAACATATCCTGATCGCTACTTCAGAAGGAACTTTAATAGAACAGTCTTGGAATGATTTAGAAATGCGTTTTTCGGCTACCGCCCGGAACGGTGAAACGGTGCAAACGGGTCGAGAAACGACGGGATCTCGTCGCGGATATGAAGATTTAACCAATCTCGAGGAACAGGTACGGGGGGCAGCACAACGGGCAGTAGAGGCGCTTGTTTTGCCGCCAGTCAAAGGAAATACTTATCGCGTTGTGATTGATCCTATTTTGACGGGTTTGTTTGTGCATGAAGCCTTTGGGCATCTTTCGGAAGCGGATATGCTCTATGAAAACCCTGATCTCTTAGAAGTGATGAGTATGGGAAAACGTTTTGGCCCAGAAGAATTGCAGATTTTTGATGGGGCTGCACCCGAAGGTCATCGAGGCAGTTACTATTATGATGATGAAGGCACCCCCGCTACTACGACTCAGTTAATTAAAGATGGGGTTTTAGTGGGGCGCTTGCATTCCCGAGAAACGGCCGGCAAGTTAGGAGAACAACCCACAGGCAATGCTCGTTGTCTGAATTATCATTTTGCGCCCATTGTTCGCATGACTAATACTTGGATCGAGCGAGGGAAAACCCCGGTTGAGGATTTGTTTGATGATATTAAAGAGGGGGTTTATGCTCGCAATTGGTTAGGGGGGATGACGAATGGTGAAATGTTTACCTTTAGCGCTGGCGAAGCTTGGATGATTCGCAATGGTAAGATTGCTGAACCGGTGCGAGATGTTACCCTCTCGGGCAATGTGTTTAAAACTTTAGCCAATATTGAGGCCATTGGCGATGATTTTTACTGGGATGAGTCGGGAGGATGCGGCAAAGGTGGACAAAGTGGGTTAGCAGTAGGAGCCGCCGGTCCGAGTTTAAGAATTCGAGATGTGGTGGTTGGCGGGGAAGCGGCTGAGTAGTTTTTCCGGTTTTAGTCTTTAGCCTTAAAATACAAATTTATTCCCCCTTTATCTTCCTATTCAATAGGATTGAGGGGGAAATTTTTTGTTAACTATTAGTCGATTCACTATAATTATTGGTGTTTTTTTAACTTATGGCAACAACTGATCCCAAAGTTTTTAGTCCTTATCTTTATCTGCCCCGGTGATCTTTTCTAGAGCATTTTCTACTTTTTGGGTGATAGATCTATCATCTTTAGAACTTCCTTCATTATACATATTCTCTTTGTCAGCATCCTCCTGAACTAGATTTAACCCTTTTTTGCGATCTTGGGTTCTTGCTCTTTCTTGAGTCGCATAGGGATTTTCACTAGCGGCACGATCAGTTTTGTCCTGAATAGCATTTAAGCTGGCCTCACCCATATCGGGGGGATTGACAATAGTAGCCACAGCAGGATTAACTATTAAAATACATAAAAACAGACTCAGACAAGCAGTAATGACTACTTTTAAAGAATTTTTTAGAGAGTTTTTCAGATGAGTCAATAGCATATTTATGACCTCTTTTTTGTTAAGCTTTTTACATTATTGAGGTAAAGTATAAAACTTAAATCACCCCTATGATTGAAACGTGAGTCTGCTTTTTTTTGTTAGTTTTCTCTCTTAAGATAGATTTGAGTCATTGGTCATTGGTCATTAGTCATTGGTCATTAGTCATTGGTCATTAGTCATTGGTCATTAGTCATTGGTCATTAGTCATTAGTCATTGGTCATTGGTCATTTTGCCCTAGTTTGGATCAACTTTCTTCTACCCGATAGCCAAACTCAGCTAAAAGTTGACGAGATTGCCGCCATTTTGGTTCAACTTTCACAAATAGATTGAGATAAACCTCTCCATCAATTAACTTTTGAATGGCTTCACGAGCGGCTGATCCGATCGCCTTAAGCATACTGCCATTTTTTCCGATAATAATCCCTTTTTGAGAATTGCGCTCCACATTAATTGCCGCGAAAACGCGAGTCAGTTTCGGGGTTTCTTCAACATTTTCCACCACCACCGCTACTGAGTGAGGAACTTCTTGGCGAGTCAATAAAAGAATTTGCTCTCGGATTAACTCTCCCATAATAAACCGTTCAGGCTGATCAGTAACTAAATCCGGAGGGTAATAATAAGGCCCCGGTTCTAAATGCTCAATTAATAAGTTTTGTAACTGTTCGGTTCCAGTCCCTTGAAGGGCTGAAAATTTAACCATCGGCCAATGGTGGAGTTGGGACAAGCGAGTATAACTCTCGTCAAGCGGTTCATAATTAGCCGGTTGCTGATCTGACTTATTTAAGCCTAAAATGACCGGAGTTCGCGTATCTTCTACCAATTCGATGATATAGCGATCCCCGCCGCCGGCTTCGATGGAACTATCCACTACCAATAAAACTAAATCTACGGCATTAATCGCAATTTGAGCGTTTTTCACCAAGACTTTGCCGAGTTCATGATGCGGCTTGTGAATTCCTGGGGTATCAACGAAAATAATTTGAGCTTGATCAGTAGTCAGAATACCCTGTAAACGGTTACGGGTGGTTTGCGCCACCGGAGAGGTAATGGCAACTTTTTGTCCGACTAATTGATTCATTAATGTTGACTTACCCACATTAGGACGACCAATAATGGCCACAAAACCCGACTTAAAGCCTTCTGGGGCAATGGGGATACTATAGGAAATGGGGGGTTGTAAGTTGGTGTCATCATGATTCATCAGTTATGATCCGAGGGTGATGTGCTTTGTTTATAAATAATGGTCAACCGACGACTCAAAAAATTATGGGGTTATCTGCTTCCTCACTGGCGAATGGTTTTAGCTGGTGTGGTCGCTTTATTAATTGTCAACGCCTTGGGTGTATATATTCCCCTCTTGATCCGGGATAGCATAGACGACTTACAAAAAGCCTTTAATTTTGGTAAAGTTTGGTACTACGTCGTCTTAATTTTGGTTCTTTCCTCGTTGATGTGGGTTAGCCGTATGTTATCCCGGATCTGGCTGTTTGGCATAGGTCGTCAAATAGAATTTGACCTGAAACAAAAAATTTTTCAACATTTATTGCTCCTTGAACCATCTTACTTTGCTACTCACACATCAGGGGATTTAATTAACCGCGCTACCAGTGATGTCGAGAATATTCGCCGTCTGGTGGGTTTTGCTGTATTAAGTATCATTAATACTATTTTTGCCTATGTTTTGACTTTACCGGCCATGTTCGCCATTAATATTCCTTTAAGTTTAATGGCGATCGGGGTTTATCCTCTGATGTTAATTACGGTACAGCTATTTAGTAAGCAGCTACGAGATCAACAGCAAGAGGTACAAGAAAAACTCTCTGATCTCAGTGAGTTGATCCAAGAAGATGTGAGCGGCATGGCTTTAATTAAAATTTATGCTCAAGAGGAAAATGAGCGCCTTGCTTTTAAATTTAAAAACTATCGTTTATTAAACGCTAATCTTAAATTAGCCCGAACTCGAACTCTTTTGTTTCCCCTGGTAGAAGGATTATCTACTGTGGGGTTGTTAATTTTGTTAATATTTGGCCCCAAAATGATCTCGTCGGGAGCAATTACTATCGGGGATTTTTTGGCTTTAATTATTTTAGTCGAGCGTCTGGTTTTTCCCACAGCTTTGTTAGGATTTACCATTAGTGCTTATCAACGGGGAGAAGTGAGTATTGATCGGGTTGATGCGATTTTTCAAGTTACTCCCAACATTAAAGACCATCCTAACAGTATTGTTCTGCCTCGAGAAGAAGTCAAAGGAAAAATCACGGCGAAAAATCTATCCTATACTTATGCCGGAAGTGCTACACCGGCGCTGAAAAATGTCAATTTTACCATTTATCCTGGAGAAACTGTAGCCATTGTGGGGCCTATAGGTTCTGGAAAGTCAACTCTAGCTAATGCCATTCCTCGTTTATTAGATATTCAAGAGGGACAATTATTTTTAGATGGTTATGATATTACTCAACTGCGTTTAGAGGACCTTCGAGGGGCCATCGCCTATGTTCCTCAAGATAGTTTTCTTTTTAGTAGTACGGTAAGAAATAATATCCGTTATGGCGATCCCTTCAAAGAACAACCCGAGGTAGAATATGTGGCTAAACAAGTCCAAATTCATCCGGAGATTCTCAATTTTCCTCAGCAATATGATACCTTAGTGGGAGAAAGAGGAATTACTTTATCGGGTGGTCAGCGTCAACGTACTGCTTTAGCTAGGGCTTTATTGGTGGATGCTCCGGTGTTAATTTTAGATGATGCTTTAAGTAGTGTAGATAATCAAACGGCTACTTTAATTTTAAATTATTTGTCCTCAGAACGCGGTAAGACAGTGATTTTTATTTCTCATCAATTATCGGCTGCCGCAACCACTGATCGAATTTTCGTGATGGATAGAGGACAAATTTTACAAATGGGTACTCATGCTGAATTGATTGATCAGCCCGGATTATATCAAAGTTTGTGGAAACAACATCAGTTAGAAGAAATTCTCAGTTAATAAAGGGTAGGATGCGTTGATTTAACACATCCTAGTTCTTTTCTAATGGGTTTTTAGTAGTATCCATAAACAATACTTACTTAGTCAAATTGTATTCTTCTGGCTAGTTCTAGAACCAAATTAATCCCATCTTTATCAGTCGTCAGTTCGCTAGTCAGGAAATAAAAATTAACTTGCTCAAGCATAAAAGCGTATTCTAATTGTATTTGTTGCCACAATTCTTCAGGTTTTTTGCAGTAAGCATTATAACGTAGGGCATCAAAGACATTGTAAGTGGCATGATTATTTTTACAAAGACAGCGTTCTAGTTCGAGTTGGCTAGTAATCATAATTGTCTTTCTCCTTTCCAAATCTGAGCAGTTTTAAGTATCTTAATAGTCCTGAGTTACATCTCTACTGATAGAGTTCCCATTTAGCCGCTCAAAAGTAACATATTTTTGAAACTTTTTAAAAAAACCAAAAACCGCTCTTGTTCTTAGTTTTAACTCTCTTTTTCTCAAAAAAGATAACTAATGGCTTTTTTAAAAAAAATACTCCACTTTTAAGGGAGTGGAGTATTAGTACCCTATTTTTTACTGTTGTTTCTAGACGACAGTATTAATTAGGCATCACTTTCAATGTAGAAAAACAATAGCCCCATAACCACCGCCGGGAATAACCAGGTGATGACGGGAATTAAAATCCAAGGTAAATAAGACGCGGCATAAGTACCTGTCATGTCAAAATCTCCTTTTGAGCAATAAATTGAGAGAAAAAAAACAAAAATTGCTATTTATTGATGCAGGGACTAATTATTAAAGAGTCCACGCATAATACCATCAACAACACCCAAATTTTCTAGAAGGAAGTAAGCCACAAAAGCGCCTCCCATTCCTCCAAGAAAGAAACCGGCGGTAAACTGACTCCAGCTTTCGGCCGTGTGGAAGGGGTTGCTTGGAGGTAACAGGCGAGTTTCACCTTCTTTAGCTTCGTTTTGGAAAGAGACTAAACCATAACTAGCTAGACAAGCAGTTGCAATCAGAATCAGTGCTAAACCAGAGATTAAACCTCCTAGATTTGCAAATTCTGAGTCCCGTAAAGGGCCAAGGACTACCCAAGGACCAATGATCCAGTAACCATGAGCCATCCCAATTTCTAAGCCTCGCAGAATGGGAGACAACCCACGACGATAGGCGGGTAGATTACCAATAAAGGCTTTGGTAAAGCCAGAGGCGGAAATAGGAGTTGCTAGGTGTCCTTCGAAAGGATTGTCATTATAAGGTTGAACAACCTGTGGGTATTCAGCCATCTTATTTGAGTTCTCCGGTTTACTAAATTCTAAGAAAACTTAAGAATACATTTTAAGCAAGGAGGGGTAATCCTACCCTGAATTTGTGCTGAAGCGTTAGAAAAGTTCATAGTTGTCATTGGTCATTGGTCATTGGTCGTTTCCTTTGTTTACTGACTCAGCAGTGTGATCGCACTTTTGAGCCATTCTTCTATGTTGGAATTTTTCAGCAGTTGGTTATCTTGACTGATGGCAGAAATCGCTCCTGTAATTTCTTCATCGCTATAACCCAATGCTAAAAGGGTCATCTCTACTTCTTCTAAAATTTCTTTGCGGGGAAGACCGGCGCTAACAGAAGTCTTTAAGCCCTGTGGCTGCCATTGGGATACTTTTGTTTTTAACTCTAGAAGAATCCGTTCAGCCGTCTTTGGGCCAATTCCTGGGCTTTTCGCCAAAGTCCGCCCATTATTACTCATGATGGCTCGCACTAATTCTTCTAATCCTAGGGTATCAATAAGAGCGATCGCTGATTGCGCCCCTACTCCACTCACACTAATTAACTGGCGAAATAAGTCTCTTTCTTCGCTAGTGGCAAATCCATATAAAATCTGTTGATCTTCCCGAATTTGTAGATGAGTGAATATTTGAATGGTTTGATCGTCGTCTAGGGTTAATTTTCGGGCAAGACGAGAGGGTATTTGAATCTCATAGCCAATTTGATTGACTTCCAAGATCAATTGAAGGCGGTTAGTTGCAGTTTTGTGGATTTGGATGGTTTTGCCTTTTAGATAATTAATCATCTATCTTTGTCTATACAATGGTTACCATAAATAGATTTTTATCCATAGATAAAACTATGGGGATCGGTATTGTAAAGATTAATGAACAAAAGTTTACATAATTTAGTAAAATAACGACATCCTAAAGATAAGTATTTTTACCTTGCTTATGATACTAGATCAATTCCCTTGGCTAAGTACGATCGTGCTGTTGCCGCTCGTCGCTTCTTTGTTCATTCCCCTATTGCCCGATAAAGAAGGCAAGAGCGTCCGCTTATATGCCCTGGCAGTAGGAATCGCCGATTTTGTTTTAATGTGCTACGTTTTTTGGAATCATTATGATCTCAGTAATTCTAGTTTTCAATTAGTAGAAAGTTATGCCTGGATGCCTCAAATTGGGCTAAACTGGTCTGTTTCTGTAGATGGGCTGTCCATGCCCCTAGTGCTGTTAGCTGGACTGGTGACCACTCTTTCTATTTTGGCTGCCTGGCAAGTTAATCTTAAGCCGCGTCTGTTCTATTTCTTAATTCTTGTGCTGTATTCCGCTCAGATAGGCGTATTTGTGGCCCAAGATTTGTTACTGCTATTTATTATGTGGGAACTGGAACTGATTCCGGTTTACCTGCTGGTGAATATTTGGGGAGGACAAAAGCGTCGCTATGCGGCAACGAAATTCTTACTCTATACCGCAGCCGC is from Gloeothece verrucosa PCC 7822 and encodes:
- a CDS encoding photosystem I reaction center protein subunit XI, whose translation is MAEYPQVVQPYNDNPFEGHLATPISASGFTKAFIGNLPAYRRGLSPILRGLEIGMAHGYWIIGPWVVLGPLRDSEFANLGGLISGLALILIATACLASYGLVSFQNEAKEGETRLLPPSNPFHTAESWSQFTAGFFLGGMGGAFVAYFLLENLGVVDGIMRGLFNN
- the ruvA gene encoding Holliday junction branch migration protein RuvA, which encodes MINYLKGKTIQIHKTATNRLQLILEVNQIGYEIQIPSRLARKLTLDDDQTIQIFTHLQIREDQQILYGFATSEERDLFRQLISVSGVGAQSAIALIDTLGLEELVRAIMSNNGRTLAKSPGIGPKTAERILLELKTKVSQWQPQGLKTSVSAGLPRKEILEEVEMTLLALGYSDEEITGAISAISQDNQLLKNSNIEEWLKSAITLLSQ